The window CTCAAAAGGAGATCAGATTCTTCTGGAAGGTGTTCAGAAGGTGAAGGATGATCAGAAGGTGAAAACAAAATTCCAGGATCCTAAAAAAGTTCTTCAATCATTGAAATTAAAAGCAGAGTAGTGGTCTCTAAAATGAAGCAGTATGTTTAAAAAATTCATTCGCAGACCTGTTCTGTCTATAGTAATCTCATTGATTATTGTATTTATGGGAATATTGTCATTGGTAAAGCTTCCGGTGACTCAGTTCCCTTCTATTTCTCCGCCTAAAGTAAATATTACCGCAGAATATCCGGGAGCCAACAACGAATTGTTGATTAAATCCGTAGTAATTCCTTTGGAAAGAGGATTAAATGGAGTTCCGGGTATGAAATATATGACCTCAGATGCAGGAAATGATGGGGAAGCTTCCATTCAGCTTGTATTTGATCTGGGGACAGATCCCAATGTAGCTGCAGTAAATGTGCAGAACCGTGTATCTTCAGTGGTGAATAAACTTCCGCCCCTTGTAGTGCGTGAAGGGGTAAAGATCACACGTGAAGAACCCAACATGTTGATGTACATTAACCTGTACAGTGATGACCCTAAAGCTGACCAGAAATTCCTTTTCAACTATGCAGATATTAATGTAATGTCTGAATTGAGAAGGGTAAGCGGTGTAGGTTTTGCGGACATCCTGGGAACCCGTGAATATGCAATGCGTATCTGGCTTAAGCCGGATAGGTTAACAGCTTACAATATCTCGGCGGATGAAGTGATGGAATCCCTTAATGAGCAAAGTTTGGAAGCATCTCCTGGTAAAACCGGTGAAAGCTCCGGAAAACGCTCTCAGTCATTTGAATATATATTAAAATATTCAGGTCGTTTCAACAATGAAAAAGATTACGGAAACATTATTCTAAAGGCAAAACCGGATGGAGAATCGGTAAGACTGAAAGATGTGGCGGATATAGAATTTGGAAGTTCAATGTATGATATTTATTCTACCTTGAACGGGAAGCCTTCTGCCGCAATTACCGTAAAACAATCCTATGGATCCAACGCAAGTGACGTTATCAAAAACGTGAAAGCACTGATGAAAGATCTTGAAAAGAATAATTTCCCTAAAGGAATGCATTATGACATAAGTTATGACGTTTCCAGATTCCTGGATGCATCCATGGAAAAAGTAATTCACACACTATTTGAAGCTTTCGTTTTGGTAGCTATTGTGGTATTCCTATTCCTGGGAGACTGGCGCTCTACATTAATTCCGGCGCTAGCCGTTCCGGTTTCATTGGTAGGAACATTTGCCGTGATGTCCGCCTTTGGAATTACCCTGAATATGATTTCCCTCTTTGCCTTGGTAATGGCGATCGGGGTTGTAGTAGATGACGCAATTGTTGTTATTGAAGCTGTTCATGCCAAGATGGAAGAAAAACATCTCTCCCCGTTAAAGGCTACAGAAGAAGCAATGCATGAAATCAGCGGAGCAATTATCGCAATTACATTGGTAATGGCATCCGTATTTATCCCGATTGCATTTATGTCCGGTCCGGTGGGAGTATTCTACCGTCAGTTCTCTATTACCATGGCTTCCTCCATTATCCTATCGGGGATTGTAGCTCTTACTTTGACACCGGCATTGTGTGCCTTAATCCTGAAAAATAATCACGGAAAAGCTAAAAAGAAAACTCCGGTTACTATTTTCCTGGATAAATTCAATAATATATTTACAAAAGGAGCTGGGAAGTACGAAAAGATGCTGAACAAGACTGTAACGAAAAAAACAATAACGTTGCCGTTACTATTAGCATTTTGTGCCTGTACATTCTTCCTGAGCAACGCTCTGCCTTCAGGGTTTATCCCGGCAGAAGACCAGGGAATGATTTATGCCATTATCCAGACCCCTCCGGGATCTACCTTG of the Chryseobacterium aureum genome contains:
- a CDS encoding efflux RND transporter permease subunit; its protein translation is MFKKFIRRPVLSIVISLIIVFMGILSLVKLPVTQFPSISPPKVNITAEYPGANNELLIKSVVIPLERGLNGVPGMKYMTSDAGNDGEASIQLVFDLGTDPNVAAVNVQNRVSSVVNKLPPLVVREGVKITREEPNMLMYINLYSDDPKADQKFLFNYADINVMSELRRVSGVGFADILGTREYAMRIWLKPDRLTAYNISADEVMESLNEQSLEASPGKTGESSGKRSQSFEYILKYSGRFNNEKDYGNIILKAKPDGESVRLKDVADIEFGSSMYDIYSTLNGKPSAAITVKQSYGSNASDVIKNVKALMKDLEKNNFPKGMHYDISYDVSRFLDASMEKVIHTLFEAFVLVAIVVFLFLGDWRSTLIPALAVPVSLVGTFAVMSAFGITLNMISLFALVMAIGVVVDDAIVVIEAVHAKMEEKHLSPLKATEEAMHEISGAIIAITLVMASVFIPIAFMSGPVGVFYRQFSITMASSIILSGIVALTLTPALCALILKNNHGKAKKKTPVTIFLDKFNNIFTKGAGKYEKMLNKTVTKKTITLPLLLAFCACTFFLSNALPSGFIPAEDQGMIYAIIQTPPGSTLERTNQIAKELLRESEDIDGVQSVSSLAGYEILTEGTGSNSGTCLINLKSWEERKESATEIIEKLEEKAKNIPGANIEFFQPPSVPGYGAAGGFELRLLDKAGSGDYHKMEQVSNDFVKELKKRPELGSAFTFYSASFPQYLLKIDNDLAEQKGVTIEKAMDNLSTLIGSNYETSFIRFDRPYKVIVQAGPQYRALPTDLLKLYVKNDKDQMVPYSDFMRLEKVYGLSEITRHNMYNSAEVSGSPAPGYSSGQAIKAIQEVADKTLPRGFGIDWAGISKDEVSRGNEAVFIFLVCLGFVYLILSAQYESFILPLPVILSLPTGIFGAFLCLKLLGLENNIYAQVAMVMLIGLLGKNAVLIVEFAVQKKAEEGIPVAKAAIEGAAIRFRPILMTSFAFVAGLIPLVIATGPGAIGNRTIGTAAAGGMLIGTVFGLMIIPGLYYIFGTIAEKSRLARYEEENPLTEQTEPYEHDGKFED